GACTGCTGTAGCCAGTATCTTGGAACGCTGCCCAGAAGCAATTAAATGCAGTCCACCTGCTGTTAACACCCAGAGAGAACTCTGGCAGTCGGTTTGCAAGAACGAGAAAGAGTTAGTTAAGTTAATAGAACAGTTTCCAGAATCTTTCTTTACTGTTCAAGACCAGGAAAACCAGAAGCTGAATGTCCAATTCTTTCAAGAGTTGGGATTCAAAAATGTGGTCATTAGTAGGTTTTTGACAACTGCATCTAATATTTTTCACACTCGTATTGAGAAGAATAAGCAAATGATAAATGTTCTTCAAGAGAGTTATCTAAATTTAGGTGGCTCTGAGGTCAACATGAAAGTTTGGCTACTAAAATTATTAAGCCAAAAcccatttattttgttaaattcttCTGCATCTATAAAGGAAACACTAGAATTTCTCCAGGAGCAGGGTTTTACAAACTTTGAAATTCTCCAACTTCTCTCCAAACTCAAAGGATTTCTGTTTCAACTTTGCCCAAGAAGTATACAGAACAGTATGTCCTTCTCTAAACATGCTTTTAAATGTACTGATCATGACCTGAAGCAATTAGTTTTGAAATGTCCTGCCCTTTTATATTATTCCGTTCCAGTTTTGGAAGAGAGAATTCAGGGATTATTGAAAGAAGGAATTTCCATAGCTCAGATAAGAGAGACACCAAAGGTTCTTGAATTAACGCCACAAATAGTACAGTACAGGGTAAGGAAACTGAATTCCTTAGGCTATAGAATAAAGGATGGATATCTAGCATATCTAAATGGAACAAAAAAAGAGTTTGAGGCTAACTTTGGTAAAATTCAGGCCAAAAAAGGTAGGCCATTATTTAATCCTGTGGCACCACTAAATATTGAAGAGTAACTTGCTGACTGATGCTTCTTTTTATCAGTGCTGAGTAAAACCGAGTAGCAAAAACTTAAGTGATTCAGGCATATTGTGGGCACCAGTAATTTTAAGAACCTACTTAGCTTCTGAGTTGTGTTTAAATGACCTCTAAGTAGAAAATCTCTCACTTAGTTGctgtacttaaaaatataaattgcatttattttaaataaagtttgtaattttgaccttgagctattttaaaaaactattaaatgGTCTATCAGTGTGATATTTTATAAGTGAGTAATTTCTAAGAAACTGACAAGTGCACTCCATTCAAAGTATGGATACATTTTTACTCATATAGCACATTTCACCTGGGATGCAGACCCAGCCTTCTTTCTCACCACCAGCTCTGAAACATCACTCTACTATGGTGTGAATTCTGTAGCTTAGTGTTTAGTGAAACATTAGCAAACTTCTAATACATTTTTGTGGAGAAAGTTGATTTCATCTCCAGGTTGGAATATCTTTGAGAACCAAGTATTGCCCATCAAAAGGAATAATTAGAGCTTATTTGTGTGGTTTAAAATTGACTATTTTATCTCATGAAACACTTTTATGTGCATTTATTACTTtcccctttttatagatgaggaaacaagcttAGAGAGCCATCCAGCTGCCACATGCCAGAGCCCAGATTTACTAAGATCTCTCTTCTGTTCAAACCCTGTGAACAGAAAAAGGATTGCTTATGAGTTGGCATAAGAAAAGTCACTCCTACCTGACATGCTAAAAGAGTACCAACTACAAATTTAGGGATTTTTATGAAAACATCTCTGTAAAATTCCTTAAATTTGAAATGATCTAATTTGTATAAACTTTCTGAAAATCCAGGTCTGACTGTAAAATATGAAAGGTAAAGTGTGTGATGGTTGGTACTGATTTTAGTTAGGTTTCAAGTTCCAATTTCTAAACTTTGTTCCAAGATAAATATTATGCAAAAAAGACTGGCTCACTTTCAGCTGTGGAGTTTGAACTCTAACAAATACACAAACAATTAACTCTTCACACTCAAACATCTGCGCTATGTGTGCGTGGCCTTAAGTGatgaaaaaattatgaaaaatgcaGGCCACATCTTCACTCTATTCCTTCAATCAGCAAATGCAGGCAACTCTCACTCTCCACATCTGTTAAGTTCCTTAGTTAGGAAAGCGAAAGGTATCTCTGTGcagcacctactaagtgctggGCACGTTGTGCTTTACAACTCTAAGAGCTGAGTACCACTTTATTGTTCTAACAGATGAGGACAttcaggcacagagagggtaagtcacttactcaaagtcacacagaaatgtctgttcaagagAAAGCATGGCAGCCAGTATAGTCGGGGCAGAGTTAAGTGATGGGAAGAGTGACACAAGATGAGCATCACAGGTCCATCTAAGGAACAGGATCTCATTCTAAATGTGATGGGAAACGCTTTGGCAGATTTTAGTTTATGCTGACGAAATTATCAGCAGTGCTTTCACCCTCAAAAGTATCTCAGTTTGGAATACATTACACATTATATGGTCACCTTGGTAGTTCTATGTTAGATGTCAATTTTGAGATGCCTACAAGAATCTGAGCAGAGatttcaaatagaaaaatggtGAAGTCTGGAGTAGTGAGAAATCAGGACTGGAGATACAGATAATCAGGGATCATCTGCATATCTATGGTATTTAAAGCTATAGCTCTGGGTGAGACTGCCAGAAAGAAGATAGATTTGGAGTAGTGGCTGACCAAGCCTAGAAAGGATTGACCAGAGTAAGTCTGCCAAGAAAAGAGGGCATTTTCAATAATATTGAATACCATGGGGAGGTCAACTAAGATAAGGAGAAGTGACTAGTGGATCTGGCTAAAGGGAAATCATTGGTTGGCCCTATCAAGAGTGATtctgggggattccctggtggtgtactggttaagaatctgcctgccaatgcaggggacacaggtttgagccctggtccaggaagatcccacatgctgcagagcaactaagcccgtgcgccacaactactgagcctgccacgagctcatgagccacaactactggagcccacgtgcctagagcccatgctctgcaacaaaagccaccgcaatgagaagcccacatactgcaacaaaagagtagcccccactcaccgcaactagagaaagcccacacacagcaacgaagagccaattcagccaaaaataaataaataaataaattttttaaaaaaagtaattctgGTGGAATGAGAAAGGTAAGAAGGCAGCTAGAGTGGGTTGAAAGAATAggatatgagggcttccctggtggtgcagtggctaagaatccgcctgccaatgcaggagacatgggtcagagccctggtccagaaagatcccacatgctgcggagcaactaagcccatgcgccacaactactgagcctgcgctctaaagcctacaagccacaactactgagccgatatgtcgcaactactgaagcctgcgtgcctagagcccatgctctgcaaccagagaagccaccgcaatgaaacctgcacactgcaacgaagagtagctcccgctcgcctcAACCAGAGGAAGACCGCACGTatcaacaaaaacccaacgcagcctaaataaataaatatatttaaaaaaaaaaagaatagaggaagAGTCAGAGACTATATAGTTTTTCAAGAAGTTTTGCTgcaaaaggaagcagaaaaatgGAGATTATgagattaatttttctttaaagaaatagtgGAAAATGTTTATATGCCGATGGGTATGACccaaggagagagagatggatgagatggaaaatcaattaattttaagGATTAATATCCTTGAGGAAGTGAAGGTGGACTGACTTCGGATAAAAGCAGAGCTACCAGTCCTGGTCCACAGAGCATGGGAACAGATGCAGGCAGGTTGATAGAGTGTGCATTGTGAGAGGCAGGAGTCTTACTGTCTGGTTGCCTCTTTTTACAGAGATTTAGAATGGGAGGAGGGGAGTATAGCAGGAGAGATGGAAAGAGGAGGTATGAAATAGTCACTTTGAGGAGTAGGAAAGTAAACAAACATGAAGGTATATAGGAAAGTTTAGCAGAGTTGAGTGGCCATGTGTGCTTTGTGGCCATGAAGAGCTTTGTCAGTACAGCAGCAAATGGGGCAGTTATGGTTACAGAAATGCATTTGTAGCTTACTCTAACTTGAGAAgtttaaactaaaataaatccACATTCATGGTCAAACATGCAGTATACTGACCTGTCCTTTAGACCAAATCCTAGTCCGTTATCTTTTAGCCCTTGTACCTCTGCCTTTTTCTATTCTTGCATTCTTACTCAGATCTtcctacaaataaaattttagattttcaaAAACAACGTAACAGGGGGAGATATCCTTACATAAAACACTAGAGTCAAATTTCATTTCCTCTGTGAAAAAACGGCTATAACAAAATACATGATT
The Globicephala melas chromosome 10, mGloMel1.2, whole genome shotgun sequence genome window above contains:
- the MTERF2 gene encoding transcription termination factor 2, mitochondrial codes for the protein MVGISQWIAGMLWKLLMRSQPCRLCSFRKMLSAPKYTPFLASFTYTTDNQSNRENKKTVEKLYKLSVDIRKIRRLKGWVLLEDETYVEEIANILQQLGADETAVASILERCPEAIKCSPPAVNTQRELWQSVCKNEKELVKLIEQFPESFFTVQDQENQKLNVQFFQELGFKNVVISRFLTTASNIFHTRIEKNKQMINVLQESYLNLGGSEVNMKVWLLKLLSQNPFILLNSSASIKETLEFLQEQGFTNFEILQLLSKLKGFLFQLCPRSIQNSMSFSKHAFKCTDHDLKQLVLKCPALLYYSVPVLEERIQGLLKEGISIAQIRETPKVLELTPQIVQYRVRKLNSLGYRIKDGYLAYLNGTKKEFEANFGKIQAKKGRPLFNPVAPLNIEE